In a genomic window of Schistocerca gregaria isolate iqSchGreg1 chromosome 5, iqSchGreg1.2, whole genome shotgun sequence:
- the LOC126272504 gene encoding uncharacterized protein LOC126272504 translates to MNKSGKTDERIHLLKCIQVYRSLPALWKVKSQEYKNKDIKNESYNILLKVYQERYPSATKEDLKRKFNSLRTNFRKELRKVNDRQSVAGLEDTCRSTMWYFEEMKFLIDQESPDTSFSTIPDENGEYCIMTDSETSEAEVLMKNPPTKKRQPALATNDLLELACKRLRERVSDEDHIGITWARELQKMDPMQQTFAKKFISDILFEGLMGTLHRNSVVINGPATYSANKSPITNVSSASTASSSSHTLQ, encoded by the exons ATGAATAAATCGGGAAAGACAGATGAAAGGATTCATCTGTTGAAATGCATTCAG GTTTATAGATCGCTTCCAGCATTATGGAAAGTGAAATCCCAAGAATATAAGAACAAAGACATTAAAAACGAGTCCTACAATATCCTGCTGAAAGTTTATCAAGAAAGGTACCCATCAGCTACGAAGGAGGATTTAAAAAGGAAGTTTAATTCGCTCCGAACAAATTTTCGGAAGGAACTGAGAAAGGTAAATGATAGACAATCAGTAGCTGGACTGGAAGATACATGCCGAAGCACCATGTGGTACTTTGAAGAAATGAAGTTTCTCATTGATCAGGAATCGCCAGACACGTCGTTCTCTACAATACCAGATGAAAATGGAGAATACTGCATCATGACA GATTCAGAAACGTCTGAAGCAGAGGTACTCATGAAGAATCCTCCAACGAAGAAAAGGCAGCCAGCACTGGCTACAAATGATTTGCTAGAACTTGCATGCAAGCGACTGCGGGAACGAGTGTCTGATGAGGACCACATCGGCATAACGTGGGCTCGTGAACTCCAGAAAATGGACCCAATGCAGCAAACCTTTGCAAAGAAGTTCATCAGTGACATTTTATTTGAAGGACTAATGGGCACACTGCACAGAAACTCTGTGGTTATAAATGGCCCAGCAACATATTCTGCAAATAAGTCTCCAATCACAAATGTGTCAAGTGCCTCAACTGCCTCAAGCAGTTCTCACACTCTACAATAA